A single genomic interval of Gallus gallus isolate bGalGal1 chromosome 10, bGalGal1.mat.broiler.GRCg7b, whole genome shotgun sequence harbors:
- the LOC101750836 gene encoding olfactory receptor 1020-like: MSKLEWKNKTVVTEFILLGFGNGPELDYLLFLMFLMTYIMTITWNTFIIALVVADQSLHIPMYFFLGNLACLDICYSSNILPRMLLSYLSGDRSISVAKCFTQYYFFGCLAAAECYLLAVMSYDRYLAVCKPLHYLFLMNHKLCLQLGAASWISGFLSNSILTFLISDLDFCGPNEIEHFFCDSFPMMKLSCSDTHVVGLVTSFVAGVCSLPPFLLTFSSYLYIVITIMRIPSSTGRKKAFSTCSSHLIVVLLFYWTILAVYVLPHHGIQISLYKVFSISYTILTPLVNPLIYSLRNEEVKKTLKKKYIAGFQIVALYFNNKMK, from the coding sequence ATGTCAAAACtggaatggaaaaacaaaacagttgttACAGAGTTTATTCTCCTTGGATTTGGAAATGGCCCTGAGCTGGATTATCTTCTCTTCCTAATGTTTCTGATGACCTATATTATGACGATAACATGGAACACCTTCATCATTGCGCTGGTGGTGGCTGATCAGTCTCTTCACATCCCAATGTACTTCTTCCTGGGCAATTTGGCTTGCTTGGATATCTGCTACAGCTCAAACATCTTGCCAAGGATGTTGCTCAGTTATCTGAGTGGAGACAGAAGTATATCAGTTGCCAAGTGTTTTACACAGTACTATTTCTTTGGTTGCTTGGCAGCTGCAGAATGTTATCTTCTAGCAGTGATGTCTTACGATAGGTACCTAGCAGTGTGCAAACCCTTGCACTATTTATTCCTTATGAACCACAAGCTCTGTCTCCAGCTAGGTGCTGCATCTTGGATAAGTGGTTTTCTGTCTAATTCTATATTAACATTTCTGATCTCAGACTTAGATTTCTGTGGCCCTAATGAAATCGAGCATTTCTTCTGTGACTCCTTTCCAATGATGAAACTATCCTGCAGTGACACTCACGTGGTGGGACTTGTCACTTCTTTTGTGGCAGGTGTATGCTCCCTGCCTCCATTTCTCTTGACCTTCTCATCCTATCTCTACATCGTTATCACAATCATGAGAATTCCGTCTtccactggaaggaaaaaagccttttccacCTGTTCTTCACATCTTATTGTGGTGTTACTTTTTTACTGGACAATATTAGCTGTCTATGTCCTTCCTCATCATGGTATTCAAATATCTCTATACAAAGTCTTCTCTATTTCTTATACTATTCTCACTCCCCTTGTCAATCCTCTTATCTATAGCCTGAGAAACgaagaagtaaagaaaactctgaaaaaaaagtacattgcTGGGTTTCAGATAGTTGCTTTGTACTttaacaataaaatgaaatag